Proteins encoded together in one Corynebacterium liangguodongii window:
- a CDS encoding TetR family transcriptional regulator, translating to MRALSPEQLLAIADEFCAPRGARVRSFSALCAAAAVPGARVHGVPVFDSATAAGEALAEAIVALEPLNGGNRAFGEVARRVYVEWVE from the coding sequence ATGAGGGCGCTTAGCCCGGAGCAGCTCCTCGCGATCGCGGACGAGTTCTGCGCGCCCAGGGGCGCGCGCGTGCGGTCCTTTTCCGCGTTGTGCGCAGCGGCCGCTGTGCCCGGGGCACGGGTGCATGGGGTGCCGGTGTTCGATTCCGCCACGGCAGCCGGCGAGGCCCTGGCGGAGGCGATTGTGGCGCTGGAGCCGCTCAACGGGGGCAACCGCGCGTTCGGCGAGGTGGCGCGGCGGGTGTACGTGGAGTGGGTGGAGTAG
- a CDS encoding CopG family transcriptional regulator — protein MAMTLRLTADEDHALVLLASAWGCSKQEAARRAVVTAASRLLDDAAITALARKHVSAYAATEARIRQARGNEGA, from the coding sequence ATGGCTATGACGCTGCGGTTGACCGCTGACGAGGACCACGCGCTCGTGCTGCTCGCCTCCGCGTGGGGCTGCTCGAAGCAGGAGGCGGCGCGGCGCGCTGTGGTCACCGCGGCATCGCGCCTGCTTGACGACGCCGCAATCACCGCCCTGGCCCGCAAGCACGTGAGCGCGTATGCCGCCACCGAGGCCCGGATCAGGCAGGCGCGGGGCAATGAGGGCGCTTAG
- a CDS encoding HNH endonuclease signature motif containing protein, translated as MTTQLAHLVDDIANATHALSEAFSTPESLTFHAVRGEMERLYAALEKFGFIDASFAYLAERDGAGSVVGAHHAIQYFVDVLGFSRAEAMDRIMRGKRLFGEPEVPPQPDEPAEDPEAQARREQEEERRKAEARKARAEARKEAARVNAEKQKIIAQCLRDLNEHSNPGFDALHSLALKEATSRTPEDLRAWLRDQVARANRAGRDYDDKKDPLAAWKKRGVTFGHPDSDGLARMVVTGPKAELSLFKALIQPGYAPGTNTGVDPSADTRTRAQRGFDQLMAIARAYDAEKAKRSHGVCSIVLSLTLEDLLGSEAGEAFPTNTGTDLSALDILRLGLGKTDFILQLDDVTGLPLSLGATRLASVHQKLALLAAQGVCAWAGCDKAAMELEAHHVLAWKDGGRTDIDNLVGLCRQHHRCNNDARDGAGNKGFVDINPDTGRVEHHPADGSPPRTNETHGYHTSAGAKIRRRAKRNRRRGPTQAVLFPP; from the coding sequence ATGACCACCCAACTAGCCCACCTTGTCGATGACATCGCCAACGCCACCCACGCGCTGTCGGAGGCCTTCTCCACCCCGGAGTCGCTGACGTTCCACGCAGTGCGCGGCGAGATGGAACGGCTCTACGCCGCGCTAGAGAAGTTCGGGTTCATCGACGCCTCCTTCGCCTACCTCGCCGAGCGCGACGGGGCAGGCTCCGTGGTCGGGGCACACCACGCGATCCAATACTTCGTCGACGTCCTCGGGTTCTCCCGCGCCGAGGCGATGGATCGCATTATGCGCGGCAAACGCCTCTTCGGCGAGCCCGAGGTGCCGCCACAACCCGACGAGCCGGCGGAGGATCCGGAGGCGCAGGCGCGGCGGGAGCAGGAGGAGGAGCGTCGCAAAGCGGAAGCCCGCAAGGCCCGCGCCGAGGCCCGGAAGGAAGCCGCCCGCGTGAACGCCGAGAAACAAAAGATCATCGCGCAATGCCTGCGCGACCTCAACGAACACTCCAACCCCGGGTTCGACGCGCTGCACAGCCTCGCGCTCAAGGAGGCCACATCACGCACCCCCGAAGACCTGCGCGCCTGGCTGCGTGACCAGGTGGCCCGGGCCAACCGGGCCGGACGCGACTACGACGACAAGAAAGACCCCCTCGCCGCCTGGAAAAAGCGCGGCGTCACCTTCGGCCACCCTGACTCCGACGGCCTGGCCCGCATGGTGGTGACCGGCCCGAAGGCCGAGCTCTCCCTGTTCAAGGCGCTCATCCAGCCTGGCTACGCCCCCGGCACGAACACCGGGGTTGATCCTTCGGCCGACACCCGCACCCGCGCCCAGCGCGGATTCGACCAGCTCATGGCCATCGCCCGGGCCTATGACGCGGAGAAAGCCAAGCGCTCCCACGGCGTGTGCTCGATCGTGTTATCGCTCACCCTCGAGGACCTGCTCGGGTCCGAGGCAGGGGAGGCCTTCCCCACCAACACGGGAACGGACCTCAGCGCCCTCGACATCCTCCGCCTCGGCCTCGGCAAGACCGACTTCATCCTCCAACTCGACGACGTGACCGGGCTTCCGCTCTCACTCGGAGCGACCCGGCTCGCCAGCGTGCACCAAAAGCTCGCGCTGCTCGCCGCCCAAGGCGTCTGCGCGTGGGCCGGGTGCGACAAGGCCGCAATGGAGCTCGAGGCGCACCACGTGCTCGCGTGGAAAGACGGGGGCCGCACCGACATCGACAACCTCGTCGGGCTGTGCAGGCAGCACCACCGCTGCAACAACGACGCCCGCGACGGGGCCGGCAACAAGGGCTTTGTTGACATCAACCCAGACACCGGGCGCGTCGAGCACCACCCCGCCGACGGGTCGCCGCCGCGCACGAACGAAACCCACGGCTACCACACCTCCGCCGGCGCCAAGATCAGGCGGCGGGCCAAGCGCAATAGGCGCCGCGGGCCGACCCAAGCCGTCCTCTTCCCTCCCTAG
- a CDS encoding DUF6918 family protein — translation MSELSTLLGETVRPLAVNDLTDLARRTIESQSGLTGMALKSALGAATKANPEAVSKGIDSALPEIVKTLSPYWNDYDPQNSAGFGNYLASRQSEVVSSVLALGDKFAERAPGPARGVYSSLRGKAEKILAPVLPELGDILERHAI, via the coding sequence ATGAGCGAACTTTCCACCCTGCTGGGCGAGACCGTACGCCCCCTCGCCGTCAACGACCTCACCGACCTCGCCCGCCGCACCATCGAATCCCAGTCCGGGCTCACCGGAATGGCGCTGAAGTCCGCCCTCGGGGCCGCCACCAAGGCCAACCCGGAGGCAGTGTCCAAGGGAATCGACAGCGCTCTGCCCGAGATCGTGAAAACGCTGAGCCCCTATTGGAACGACTACGACCCCCAGAACTCCGCAGGTTTCGGCAACTACCTTGCCTCCCGCCAGAGCGAGGTCGTCTCTAGCGTCCTCGCCCTAGGCGACAAGTTCGCCGAGCGCGCACCCGGACCCGCGCGCGGGGTGTACTCCAGCCTGCGCGGCAAAGCCGAGAAAATCCTCGCGCCGGTCCTCCCCGAGCTCGGGGACATCCTCGAGCGCCACGCGATTTAG
- a CDS encoding alpha/beta fold hydrolase, giving the protein MATTEVEISLPDGSTSTVLLYPAQQQEHPLVVIWPGFGMGAHYYRPIAQWLADRGYPTAIGELRGQGSSTAVATRAHTWSYHTMASEDYPLTISAAKEAFGLGRDYPVVLLSHSMGGQIGTLFLSSPAARALNVRGLMGVGAGSPYWKAFDGKTRRTLRVGATLMDAVSRVMGYWPAGPLDIANYGRQARAHVAEWARLSRTNSVAHIAGEDYVEALLRVTVPVLYTRFNNDDDCTLASADALAMHVPSAHPRVEQLEGGLGHNRWAREPEVVGRRLIRFVEEELGA; this is encoded by the coding sequence ATGGCAACCACCGAAGTCGAGATCTCCCTGCCCGATGGGTCCACCAGTACTGTCCTGCTCTACCCCGCCCAGCAGCAGGAGCACCCGTTAGTGGTGATCTGGCCCGGGTTCGGGATGGGCGCGCACTATTACCGGCCTATTGCTCAGTGGTTGGCGGACCGCGGTTATCCCACCGCGATTGGGGAGCTTCGCGGGCAGGGCTCGAGTACGGCCGTTGCCACGCGGGCGCACACCTGGAGTTACCACACCATGGCCAGTGAGGACTACCCTTTGACCATCTCGGCGGCGAAGGAAGCCTTCGGCCTGGGTCGGGATTACCCGGTGGTCCTGCTTTCGCACTCGATGGGTGGGCAAATTGGCACGCTATTTCTCTCCAGCCCTGCCGCCCGGGCCCTCAACGTGCGCGGCCTGATGGGCGTGGGCGCCGGCAGCCCTTATTGGAAGGCGTTCGACGGCAAGACGCGGCGCACGCTGCGAGTGGGGGCGACCCTGATGGACGCGGTGTCGCGGGTGATGGGCTATTGGCCCGCGGGCCCTCTCGATATTGCCAATTACGGGCGCCAGGCGCGGGCGCACGTCGCCGAGTGGGCGAGGCTTTCGCGCACCAACTCGGTGGCCCACATCGCGGGGGAAGATTACGTGGAGGCCCTGCTGAGGGTGACGGTGCCGGTGCTCTATACCCGCTTTAACAATGACGACGATTGCACGCTCGCCTCGGCGGATGCGCTGGCGATGCACGTTCCTTCTGCGCACCCTAGGGTCGAGCAGCTCGAGGGCGGGCTCGGGCACAACCGGTGGGCGCGGGAGCCGGAGGTCGTGGGCCGCCGGCTGATCCGGTTTGTGGAAGAAGAGCTCGGCGCCTAA